A single genomic interval of Granulicella tundricola MP5ACTX9 harbors:
- a CDS encoding carboxypeptidase-like regulatory domain-containing protein: MFSLFKAPSLVRRIGQPGPLHLSSKAALLTLLLTPAISLVAQTGGEAGIQGTVLDQTGAVIPGAVVTATNTASGVTTTRTASSDGLYTISPILPGVYTVTVAAKGFQQAKQNNLNVDALKLTGLNVTLQIGDQNTEVTVESAPPALETTNATLGAVMENQTYSNLPLQQSGQQRDPTAFAVLTPGVVGGARAPIIGGTGNYLAAVYIDGIPVTTINQNGDNRVVSNALPVESIDQFQVITSSPDAEYQGAGLINFSLKSGTDKYHGSLATYVRARAFDAWSYASKDATCPTTSGAIVQCGKPDEHQSEYVASGGGHIPLTKKRGFFYLTYDKYHGRAGINPNFLTIPTARMRTGDFGELTTPIYNPLTDATCVGTTCRTQFTGNVIPTQYLSPTALKMQAALPTNYANTSTVNNYFGGVPSGFDNWEIAGRADFDLTSKQRLSYVIAYGVRKNVPFTVGTNATAAGVVLPLPYTAGGIATITPVITDIEHAWQISDHITNQLKFAFNRFGQPITSLTDGVVGDRAAADFGITGLPAGQAQTEFPGVAFTANTGNPTALASWTSNGASGATQTTVPNTYTLLDNFLVTKGKHSFTIGFTTQWLQDNVAAQLGPSSIYQLAFSANSTAPIVNGTISTTSAGFSYASFLLGAASQNTTLTEQAVSETGGRYHDISPYAEDVWKVTPKLTVNIGLRWDYFPPFHEVQDRWSFLNPNLQNAITGNMGELQFAGNHGGAGVSCGCRTPVNTWWKNYGPRVGLAYSVTPTTVVRAGYALVYSIGGGVGGRGGAGTGTGQTGFNIAAPSPTEITQTSAGAPGPSYYLNNGAFFTGAGIANTQYGGPGYALPTLPAQNATSQTLLTSYFGSTGSTGAGPGYADPYLSGRAPEFNMFNGGIQQALTKDLTLTVNYAGTQSHFLLGGGSNPRGYFADQLNPKYYVALAGVADSTGKNSLLGALATPANVQLAKNALPGYGLPYNAISSPTTKATIAQTLVAFPQYNGVSDTWGQNVANISYNSLQVSLAQRASHGLSYTFNYTWSRNIGDDGTYRSGFDLPSGSVSGTNAAYHQNRIDRGLTTTDMTHNISAYGVWEIPGAKSGNRLVRGVTSGFQISTIYQFTSGTPFIPTYSGCQSPNAGTCELDINPNYTGTGKLAKGYRSFGTQYIDPNAFSAPTTYSTGFATNYNKVGNAPRTAPFGLRNPYFWKDDISLRRSFNLGTSRLKFVAEVDALNVANHATLSNPTTTWGAPGTAAGSAFGKITGAQANPRDFQFAGHLNF; encoded by the coding sequence GTGTTCTCACTCTTCAAGGCCCCGAGTCTCGTTCGACGCATCGGTCAGCCCGGCCCGCTCCACCTTTCCAGCAAAGCCGCACTCCTCACCCTCCTCCTCACGCCCGCCATCAGCCTAGTCGCCCAGACCGGCGGTGAAGCCGGCATCCAGGGGACCGTCCTCGATCAGACCGGAGCCGTCATCCCCGGAGCCGTCGTCACCGCCACCAACACGGCCTCCGGTGTCACCACCACCCGCACCGCCTCGTCAGACGGCCTCTACACCATCTCCCCCATCCTTCCCGGCGTCTACACCGTCACCGTTGCTGCAAAGGGCTTTCAGCAGGCCAAGCAGAACAACCTCAACGTAGACGCCCTCAAGCTCACCGGCCTCAACGTCACCCTCCAGATTGGCGACCAGAACACCGAAGTCACCGTAGAATCCGCGCCCCCCGCGCTCGAGACCACCAACGCCACCCTCGGCGCCGTCATGGAGAACCAGACCTACTCCAACCTGCCCCTCCAGCAGAGCGGCCAGCAGCGTGACCCCACCGCCTTCGCCGTCCTCACTCCTGGAGTCGTCGGTGGAGCCCGCGCCCCCATCATCGGCGGTACCGGCAACTACCTCGCCGCCGTTTACATCGACGGTATCCCCGTCACCACCATCAACCAGAACGGTGATAACCGCGTCGTCTCCAACGCCCTCCCCGTCGAATCCATCGATCAGTTCCAGGTCATCACCAGCTCCCCAGACGCCGAGTACCAGGGCGCAGGCCTCATCAACTTTTCTCTCAAATCTGGCACAGACAAGTATCACGGCTCCCTCGCAACGTACGTCCGTGCCCGAGCCTTCGACGCCTGGAGCTACGCCTCCAAGGACGCCACCTGTCCCACCACATCAGGCGCAATCGTCCAGTGCGGTAAACCTGACGAGCACCAGTCGGAGTACGTCGCCTCAGGCGGCGGCCACATCCCCCTCACCAAAAAGCGCGGCTTCTTCTATCTCACCTACGACAAGTACCACGGCCGCGCTGGCATCAACCCCAACTTCCTCACCATCCCCACCGCACGCATGCGCACCGGCGACTTCGGTGAGCTCACCACTCCCATCTACAATCCCCTCACGGATGCAACCTGCGTCGGCACCACCTGTCGCACGCAGTTTACTGGCAACGTCATTCCCACTCAGTATCTTTCGCCCACTGCATTGAAGATGCAGGCCGCGCTTCCCACCAACTACGCCAATACCAGCACGGTCAACAACTACTTCGGCGGAGTTCCCAGCGGCTTTGACAACTGGGAGATCGCAGGCCGTGCGGATTTTGACCTCACTTCCAAGCAGCGCCTCTCCTATGTCATCGCGTATGGCGTCCGCAAGAACGTTCCCTTCACCGTCGGCACCAATGCTACCGCCGCAGGCGTCGTTCTGCCTCTGCCATATACGGCCGGCGGCATCGCCACCATCACCCCTGTCATCACGGACATTGAACATGCGTGGCAGATCTCGGACCACATCACCAACCAGTTGAAGTTTGCCTTCAACCGTTTCGGTCAGCCCATCACCAGCCTTACCGATGGAGTTGTGGGCGACCGTGCAGCAGCAGACTTCGGCATCACTGGTCTGCCAGCAGGACAAGCCCAGACCGAGTTCCCCGGAGTAGCCTTCACCGCAAACACCGGCAACCCCACCGCGCTCGCCTCCTGGACCTCCAACGGCGCATCCGGAGCAACTCAGACTACCGTCCCCAACACCTACACCCTGCTGGATAACTTCCTCGTCACCAAGGGCAAGCATAGCTTCACCATCGGCTTCACGACCCAGTGGCTGCAGGACAATGTAGCTGCACAGCTCGGACCTTCGAGCATCTATCAACTTGCCTTCTCCGCCAACTCCACCGCGCCCATCGTCAACGGGACCATCTCCACCACCTCCGCCGGATTCTCTTACGCCAGCTTCCTCCTCGGAGCAGCCAGCCAGAACACCACCCTCACGGAACAGGCAGTCTCGGAGACCGGTGGTCGATACCATGACATCTCCCCGTACGCGGAAGATGTCTGGAAGGTCACACCAAAACTCACCGTCAACATAGGCCTGCGCTGGGACTACTTCCCACCCTTCCATGAGGTCCAGGACCGCTGGAGCTTCCTCAATCCCAATCTTCAGAACGCCATCACCGGCAACATGGGCGAACTTCAGTTCGCTGGAAACCACGGCGGGGCTGGCGTAAGTTGCGGCTGCCGCACACCGGTCAACACATGGTGGAAGAACTACGGTCCGCGTGTCGGCCTTGCGTACTCCGTTACACCAACCACCGTTGTTCGCGCCGGCTATGCCCTGGTCTACTCCATTGGCGGAGGCGTAGGCGGACGTGGCGGCGCAGGCACAGGAACCGGCCAGACCGGCTTCAATATCGCTGCCCCCAGCCCCACGGAGATCACACAAACCAGCGCCGGCGCTCCCGGACCCTCGTATTACCTCAACAACGGGGCCTTCTTCACTGGTGCGGGTATCGCGAACACCCAGTACGGTGGCCCCGGCTACGCACTGCCCACCCTCCCCGCGCAGAATGCAACCTCGCAGACCCTGCTCACCAGCTACTTCGGAAGCACTGGCTCTACTGGTGCAGGCCCCGGCTACGCGGACCCATACCTCTCGGGCCGCGCACCGGAGTTCAACATGTTCAACGGCGGCATCCAGCAGGCCCTCACCAAGGACCTCACCCTCACCGTTAACTACGCCGGAACCCAGAGTCACTTTCTTCTCGGCGGCGGCTCCAATCCGCGCGGCTACTTCGCAGACCAACTCAACCCCAAGTACTACGTAGCCCTCGCAGGCGTAGCGGACTCCACAGGCAAGAACTCCCTCCTGGGAGCACTCGCAACCCCGGCCAACGTCCAACTCGCCAAGAATGCGTTGCCTGGATACGGATTGCCGTACAACGCCATCTCCTCACCCACCACCAAGGCGACCATCGCCCAGACACTGGTTGCGTTCCCCCAGTACAACGGTGTCTCGGATACATGGGGTCAGAACGTAGCCAACATCAGCTACAACTCTCTCCAGGTATCGCTGGCCCAGCGCGCCTCGCACGGCCTGTCCTACACCTTCAACTACACCTGGTCGCGCAACATCGGTGACGACGGCACCTACCGCTCCGGCTTCGATCTACCCTCGGGCTCCGTCTCCGGAACCAACGCCGCCTATCACCAGAACCGCATCGACCGTGGCCTCACCACCACGGACATGACCCATAACATCTCCGCGTACGGCGTCTGGGAGATCCCGGGAGCAAAGTCGGGTAACCGCCTCGTTCGCGGCGTCACCAGCGGCTTCCAGATCTCCACCATCTACCAGTTCACCAGCGGAACTCCCTTCATCCCAACCTATAGCGGCTGCCAGTCACCCAACGCCGGCACCTGCGAACTGGACATCAACCCCAACTACACCGGTACTGGAAAGCTCGCCAAGGGTTACCGCTCCTTCGGAACCCAGTACATCGACCCCAACGCCTTTAGCGCACCCACGACCTACTCCACAGGCTTCGCCACCAACTACAACAAGGTCGGCAACGCACCCCGCACCGCACCCTTCGGTCTCCGCAACCCCTATTTCTGGAAGGACGACATCAGCCTCCGCCGCTCGTTCAACCTGGGGACGAGTCGCCTGAAGTTCGTTGCAGAGGTCGACGCCCTCAACGTAGCCAACCACGCAACCCTCTCCAACCCCACCACCACTTGGGGAGCACCGGGCACAGCCGCTGGGTCTGCCTTCGGCAAAATCACCGGAGCCCAGGCCAACCCGCGCGACTTCCAATTCGCCGGCCACCTCAACTTCTAA